From a region of the Dickeya poaceiphila genome:
- the yjfP gene encoding esterase, with translation MVEMGSENVSGIEVLHAFPSGCRMRPLPTIFFFHGYTSSKEVYSYFAYALAKAGFRVIAPDALMHGARFDGDDARRWRCFWDILLNNVQELPGFRVWCREHGLIDGDRVGMCGASMGGMTALAAMTQYPWLRSVACFMGSGYFSSLSQTLFPPVMSDEPQAQAQLQALAERVAPYDVRHQLDKLADRPLLLWHGLADELVPAQESERLYRELSARQLQQHLTYLTEAGIGHKITPTALEACVDFFSRTL, from the coding sequence ATGGTAGAGATGGGAAGTGAGAATGTTTCAGGAATAGAGGTGCTACATGCTTTTCCATCTGGTTGCAGAATGCGGCCATTACCGACCATTTTCTTTTTTCATGGCTATACCTCGTCGAAGGAGGTCTACTCGTATTTTGCCTATGCGCTGGCGAAGGCCGGATTTCGTGTTATCGCACCGGACGCGTTGATGCATGGCGCACGGTTTGACGGCGATGACGCGCGGCGCTGGCGCTGTTTTTGGGATATTTTGCTGAATAATGTGCAGGAGTTGCCAGGGTTTCGGGTCTGGTGCCGTGAACACGGGCTGATTGACGGTGATAGAGTCGGAATGTGTGGCGCGTCGATGGGCGGGATGACGGCACTGGCTGCGATGACGCAATACCCCTGGCTGCGCTCGGTCGCGTGTTTTATGGGTTCCGGCTATTTTTCGTCGCTGTCGCAGACGCTGTTTCCGCCGGTAATGTCGGATGAACCGCAAGCGCAGGCGCAGTTGCAAGCGCTGGCTGAACGGGTCGCGCCCTATGATGTGCGCCATCAGTTGGATAAGCTTGCCGACCGACCCCTGTTGCTCTGGCATGGTCTGGCGGATGAACTGGTACCGGCGCAGGAGAGTGAACGATTGTACCGGGAACTGAGCGCCCGTCAGTTACAGCAGCACCTGACTTATCTGACCGAGGCTGGCATTGGTCACAAGATTACCCCGACCGCTCTGGAAGCCTGTGTGGATTTTTTCTCTCGAACACTGTGA
- the rpsR gene encoding 30S ribosomal protein S18, with protein MARYFRRRKFCRFTAEGVQEIDYKDIATLKNYITESGKIVPSRITGTRAKYQRQLARAIKRARYLSLLPYTDRHQ; from the coding sequence ATGGCACGTTATTTCCGTCGTCGCAAGTTCTGCCGTTTCACCGCGGAAGGCGTTCAAGAGATTGACTATAAAGACATCGCAACGCTGAAAAACTACATCACTGAAAGTGGTAAAATTGTACCGAGCCGCATCACTGGCACCCGTGCAAAATACCAGCGTCAACTGGCCCGCGCTATCAAGCGTGCGCGCTACCTGTCTTTGTTGCCGTACACTGATCGTCATCAGTAA
- the priB gene encoding primosomal replication protein N, whose product MVTANRLELSGTVCKTPIRKVSPSGIPHCQFVLEHRSVQEEAGLSRQAWCRVPVIVSGHPSQAFTHSITVGMQLRVQGFISCHQGRNGLSKLVLHAEQIELIDSGD is encoded by the coding sequence GTGGTGACGGCCAATCGGCTGGAATTGTCTGGCACGGTGTGCAAGACACCCATTCGAAAAGTCAGTCCGTCGGGTATTCCTCACTGTCAGTTTGTGCTTGAGCACCGTTCAGTGCAGGAAGAGGCCGGACTTAGCCGACAAGCATGGTGCCGTGTGCCCGTGATTGTCAGTGGACACCCGTCACAAGCATTTACCCACAGTATAACGGTCGGTATGCAACTCAGGGTTCAGGGGTTCATCAGTTGCCACCAAGGGCGCAATGGCCTCAGTAAATTGGTGTTACATGCCGAGCAGATTGAATTGATTGATTCTGGAGACTAG
- the bsmA gene encoding biofilm peroxide resistance protein BsmA, producing the protein MARLSWLFSPTLWRKVLLSTTLSMLLSSCALLAGKPVPPPPPAKQAVEVSREQSYLLQKTGSVSVTVYGSLDDAVQEIQRQANARGMPYYQVVSLTENEHVLRNSWHGYAVFYRPLPTAPRP; encoded by the coding sequence ATGGCTCGCCTATCATGGCTGTTTAGTCCGACGCTCTGGCGCAAGGTATTGTTAAGCACCACGCTGTCGATGTTACTCAGCAGTTGCGCGTTGCTGGCTGGCAAACCGGTTCCGCCACCACCCCCCGCAAAACAGGCAGTCGAAGTCTCCAGAGAGCAAAGCTATCTACTGCAAAAGACCGGGTCTGTCTCGGTCACTGTATACGGCAGCCTGGATGATGCGGTACAGGAAATACAGCGTCAGGCCAACGCACGTGGTATGCCTTACTACCAGGTCGTCAGCCTGACAGAAAACGAACATGTGCTGCGGAATAGCTGGCACGGTTATGCGGTCTTCTATCGGCCATTGCCAACCGCGCCACGACCATGA
- the rplI gene encoding 50S ribosomal protein L9, giving the protein MQVILLDKVANLGSLGDQVNVKAGYARNFLVPQGKAVPATKKNVEFFEARRAELEAKLADVLAAAEARAEKVNTLASVTIASKAGDEGKLFGSIGTRDIADAVTAAGVEVAKSEVRLPNGVLRTLGEHEVSFQLHSDVFAKLNVVVVAE; this is encoded by the coding sequence ATGCAAGTTATTCTGCTGGATAAAGTAGCAAACCTGGGCAGCCTGGGTGATCAGGTTAACGTTAAAGCGGGCTACGCTCGTAACTTCCTGGTTCCGCAGGGCAAAGCCGTGCCGGCAACCAAGAAAAACGTTGAGTTCTTCGAAGCCCGTCGCGCTGAACTGGAAGCCAAACTGGCTGACGTTCTGGCTGCTGCTGAAGCCCGCGCTGAGAAAGTTAACACGCTGGCTTCCGTGACCATCGCTTCTAAAGCGGGTGACGAAGGTAAACTGTTCGGTTCTATCGGTACTCGTGACATCGCTGATGCGGTGACTGCTGCGGGTGTTGAAGTAGCGAAAAGCGAAGTTCGTCTGCCGAACGGCGTTCTGCGCACACTGGGTGAGCACGAAGTGAGCTTCCAGCTGCACAGCGACGTATTCGCTAAGCTGAACGTTGTCGTTGTTGCTGAGTAA
- a CDS encoding PucR family transcriptional regulator — protein MSASHHRKVFYRHSESDRDKWRSDILLQLLTSDSLDLSLIYLRAARLQWPLDQPHRVIAWRLCDIASLFSSPHDACPEAQTYPEAQLHGAHQQLQQQLQKRMPDALPPVTLGDLWLTVLPANSPLLQQRHHGLAAFRQAVNADIAPLTLHGGISGPVSTASHYRRGLNEARQALNAAAAMRPETGLCDYTEPGVLQLLNAVSDPALLTRFMHNILDNLMENSRKSPYLLIETLDAVLQENSNLLKAAERLDIHRNTLHQRLQRIEQLSGSSLNDPLFRLSATVALLIWRLSGSPTQETAIPLFNILPQEQESL, from the coding sequence ATGTCGGCATCTCATCACAGGAAGGTGTTTTATCGTCATAGCGAAAGCGACCGGGATAAATGGCGCAGCGATATTCTGCTCCAGTTGCTGACCAGCGACTCACTGGATCTGTCGCTTATTTATCTGCGCGCCGCCCGGTTGCAATGGCCGCTGGACCAGCCGCACCGGGTGATAGCATGGCGCTTATGCGACATAGCCTCCTTGTTTTCTTCACCTCATGACGCTTGCCCGGAAGCACAAACTTACCCAGAAGCACAACTGCATGGGGCGCACCAGCAGTTGCAGCAACAGCTACAGAAACGGATGCCCGACGCCCTGCCGCCGGTCACGCTCGGTGATCTATGGCTTACGGTGTTACCGGCCAACAGTCCGCTGCTGCAACAACGGCATCATGGGCTTGCGGCATTCCGCCAGGCCGTCAACGCCGATATCGCGCCACTGACGTTGCACGGCGGGATATCCGGCCCGGTCAGCACGGCCTCGCACTACCGGCGCGGACTCAACGAAGCCAGACAAGCGCTGAACGCCGCTGCGGCTATGCGGCCTGAAACCGGCTTGTGCGACTACACTGAACCAGGGGTGCTGCAATTGCTGAACGCCGTCAGCGACCCGGCATTGCTCACCCGATTTATGCACAACATACTGGACAATCTGATGGAAAATAGCCGCAAATCACCTTATTTGCTGATTGAAACGCTGGATGCGGTATTGCAGGAAAACAGCAATCTGCTCAAAGCCGCCGAGCGACTGGACATCCATCGCAATACACTGCATCAACGTCTGCAACGTATTGAACAGCTGTCGGGCAGCAGCCTGAATGACCCGTTGTTTCGCCTCAGCGCTACCGTTGCACTGTTAATCTGGCGTCTGTCCGGTTCACCGACGCAGGAAACCGCGATACCGCTGTTCAATATCCTCCCACAGGAACAGGAGTCGTTATGA
- the rlmB gene encoding 23S rRNA (guanosine(2251)-2'-O)-methyltransferase RlmB: MSEIIYGIHAVKALLEQDPQRFLDVFILKGREDRRLQPLITELEANGIAVQVASRQWLDDKVDGAVHQGIVARVKEGRQYQENDLPGLLASLDTPFLLVLDGVTDPHNLGACLRSADAAGVHAVIVPRDRSAQLNATAKKVACGAAETVPLIRVTNLARTLRFLQEQNVWIVGTAGEADHTLYQSKLTGPLALVMGAEGEGMRRLTREHCDELISIPMAGSVSSLNVSVATGVCLFEAVRQRLV; encoded by the coding sequence ATGAGCGAAATTATTTACGGCATCCATGCGGTGAAAGCGCTGCTGGAACAAGATCCCCAACGTTTTCTGGACGTGTTCATCCTAAAAGGGCGTGAAGACCGCCGCCTGCAACCGCTGATCACCGAGCTGGAAGCCAACGGCATCGCGGTGCAGGTTGCCAGCCGCCAGTGGCTGGATGATAAGGTGGATGGCGCGGTGCATCAGGGCATTGTCGCCAGGGTGAAAGAAGGCAGACAGTATCAGGAAAACGACCTGCCGGGGCTGCTGGCATCGTTGGATACTCCGTTCCTGCTGGTGCTGGATGGGGTGACCGACCCGCACAATCTGGGTGCCTGCCTGCGTAGTGCTGACGCGGCGGGGGTTCACGCAGTGATTGTGCCGCGTGATCGTTCCGCCCAACTGAATGCCACCGCGAAGAAAGTCGCCTGCGGCGCAGCGGAAACGGTGCCGCTGATCCGCGTCACCAATCTGGCGCGCACGCTGCGTTTCTTGCAGGAACAAAACGTCTGGATCGTCGGTACGGCGGGCGAAGCGGATCATACCTTGTATCAAAGTAAACTGACTGGCCCACTGGCGTTGGTGATGGGGGCTGAAGGCGAGGGAATGCGTCGCCTGACCCGTGAGCATTGCGATGAGCTGATCAGCATTCCAATGGCGGGTAGTGTGTCGTCGCTGAATGTCTCGGTCGCCACCGGCGTCTGCCTGTTTGAGGCGGTGCGTCAGCGTTTGGTGTAA
- the rpsF gene encoding 30S ribosomal protein S6, with the protein MRHYEIVFMVHPDQSEQVPGMIERYTGAITGAEGKIHRLEDWGRRQLAYPINKLHKAHYVLMNVEAPQEVIDELETNFRFNDAVIRSMVMRVKHAVTEASPMVKAKDERRERRDEYAEADDDAEVGDSEE; encoded by the coding sequence ATGCGTCATTACGAAATCGTTTTTATGGTTCATCCTGACCAGAGCGAACAGGTTCCGGGCATGATCGAGCGTTACACTGGTGCCATCACTGGTGCAGAAGGCAAGATCCACCGTCTGGAAGACTGGGGCCGCCGTCAGCTGGCTTACCCGATCAACAAACTGCACAAAGCCCACTACGTTCTGATGAACGTTGAAGCGCCGCAGGAAGTGATCGATGAGCTGGAAACTAACTTCCGCTTCAACGACGCCGTTATCCGCAGCATGGTTATGCGCGTTAAACACGCGGTAACTGAAGCATCTCCGATGGTGAAAGCGAAAGACGAACGCCGTGAGCGTCGTGACGAATACGCTGAAGCTGATGATGATGCTGAAGTTGGGGATTCTGAAGAGTAA
- the nsrR gene encoding nitric oxide-sensing transcriptional repressor NsrR → MQLTSFTDYGLRALIYMASLPEGKMTSISEVTEVYGVSRNHMVKIVNQLSHAGLVMAVRGKNGGIRLGRDPSAIRIGDVVRELEPLSLVNCSKEFCHITPACRLKQALHQAVQNFLKELDNYTLADMVEENPPLYKLLLVD, encoded by the coding sequence GTGCAGTTAACAAGTTTTACAGATTATGGTTTGCGAGCGCTGATTTATATGGCGTCACTGCCGGAGGGCAAAATGACCAGCATTTCAGAAGTCACTGAAGTGTATGGCGTGTCACGCAATCATATGGTGAAGATAGTCAATCAACTGAGTCATGCCGGGTTGGTTATGGCCGTACGCGGTAAAAATGGCGGCATCCGATTGGGACGCGATCCGTCTGCTATCCGCATTGGCGATGTGGTGCGGGAATTGGAGCCGCTCTCTCTGGTTAACTGTAGCAAGGAGTTTTGTCATATCACCCCCGCCTGCCGTTTAAAGCAAGCCTTGCATCAGGCGGTACAGAATTTCCTGAAAGAACTGGATAATTATACGCTCGCCGATATGGTGGAAGAAAATCCGCCCCTCTATAAATTACTTCTGGTTGATTAA
- a CDS encoding methyl-accepting chemotaxis protein codes for MRLKNISIRTGLLTLLAVITLLLLLVSGMGIQAINKSRASLTSLNQIQGEQLGALMNGYNLTLRARASATLAVRKIEIGLLDVGAKETDKLDSYVQQSDKEIRQFSSVETTSEPEQKLAQQVLKSYQDYLNQGLKPMLDALKRQYTDEYYTLLENNLTPLSDAFDKSIQNFRSYSQQLSAQHIQQANSNERLMLMLIGFACLLSLLLVLLGWLALRHMLLKPLDNAIEQLEHVASGDLTRRVTPAGNNELGRLNDAIERMQLALLNSVGQVRDASYQIDQGSRELFSGNRHLAERTEESVAALEQTAASLEELSATVKRNADNAELAHQLTNQVSDTTDRGNESVNYVVEKMREIATSAKRISDILGVIDGIAFQTNILALNAAVEAARAGEQGKGFAVVAGEVRNLAQHSAQAAKEIRTLILDSQSHVSQGLDLAAKAGETMDDVAEEINRITSLMKEISYASQEQHRGIEQVNIAFTQIDKVAQQNASLVKASTDTTQSLEEQSRQLVQAMAMFRIEEHTPLLQTR; via the coding sequence ATGCGTTTAAAAAATATCTCCATCCGTACCGGTCTGCTGACGCTGCTGGCCGTTATCACCCTGTTATTACTGCTGGTCAGCGGTATGGGGATTCAGGCTATCAATAAGAGCCGCGCTTCCCTGACGTCGCTCAATCAGATCCAGGGTGAACAGTTGGGCGCGTTGATGAATGGTTATAACCTGACGTTACGTGCCAGAGCGTCCGCTACGCTGGCGGTACGTAAAATAGAAATCGGGTTGCTGGACGTAGGCGCCAAAGAAACGGATAAATTGGACAGCTACGTACAACAATCCGACAAGGAAATTCGCCAGTTCAGCAGTGTGGAAACCACGAGCGAACCAGAACAGAAACTGGCGCAACAGGTGTTGAAAAGTTATCAGGATTACCTGAACCAGGGGCTAAAACCGATGTTAGACGCCCTGAAAAGACAGTACACCGACGAATATTACACCTTGCTGGAAAACAATCTGACCCCGCTTAGCGATGCGTTTGATAAATCCATCCAGAATTTCCGCAGCTACTCCCAACAACTCTCCGCACAACACATCCAACAGGCCAATAGCAACGAACGGTTAATGCTGATGCTGATCGGGTTTGCCTGTTTGTTATCTTTGCTGCTGGTACTGCTGGGTTGGTTGGCATTGCGCCACATGCTGCTCAAACCGCTGGACAACGCTATTGAGCAACTGGAGCACGTGGCTTCCGGTGATTTGACCCGCCGCGTTACGCCTGCAGGCAACAATGAACTGGGGCGGCTGAACGATGCCATCGAGCGTATGCAACTGGCGTTGCTGAATTCAGTCGGTCAGGTACGTGACGCCAGTTATCAGATTGATCAAGGCAGTCGTGAACTGTTCAGCGGTAACCGCCATCTGGCAGAACGCACCGAGGAGTCGGTCGCGGCGCTGGAGCAGACAGCCGCCAGCCTGGAAGAACTGAGTGCGACGGTTAAACGCAATGCCGATAACGCTGAACTGGCCCACCAGTTGACCAATCAGGTTTCCGACACCACGGATCGCGGCAATGAATCCGTTAACTATGTAGTGGAGAAAATGCGTGAAATCGCCACCAGCGCCAAACGCATCAGCGATATTCTCGGCGTTATCGACGGCATTGCCTTCCAGACCAACATTCTGGCGCTCAACGCCGCCGTGGAAGCCGCCCGCGCCGGTGAGCAGGGCAAAGGTTTTGCCGTGGTCGCAGGCGAAGTGCGGAATCTGGCGCAGCACAGCGCCCAGGCCGCCAAAGAGATCCGCACGCTGATTCTGGACTCTCAGTCCCATGTGTCGCAAGGGCTGGATCTGGCGGCCAAAGCGGGTGAAACCATGGACGACGTAGCGGAAGAGATCAACCGCATCACCAGCCTGATGAAAGAGATCTCCTACGCCTCTCAGGAACAGCATCGCGGCATTGAACAGGTGAATATCGCCTTCACCCAGATTGACAAAGTAGCCCAGCAGAATGCTTCGCTGGTCAAGGCATCGACCGACACTACCCAATCGCTGGAAGAGCAGTCTCGCCAGTTGGTGCAGGCAATGGCGATGTTCCGTATTGAAGAGCATACGCCTCTGCTGCAAACACGCTGA
- a CDS encoding methyl-accepting chemotaxis protein: MQLAFRRWSLGVKLSVIASLSVAVLFLAFSLSLTRSAGDKLESLTMHDMESQVTGITDMIAMYDTSLQASVNNYTNLFASFLPSRFTVDNQARLPISGTTAPTLKSGDTILNMNTAVTDDFFNRTGAISTIFVRDGDDFVRIATSLKKEDGSRAIGTKLDRTSPAFTSVSGNNAFSGLAVLFGKQYITQYQPVTDASGNVIAILFVGIDISKEFALMQKRILDKQIGDTGHFIVLNKADAAAGTYLVHPTLIGQKPNWSGDVLQRVLKNDSGSLEYADNSLNGDDRTQVMVYRSVPQWKWVVVGTISKASLLAEITTIRNLFLGGGIALVALFALFFVYLIRRWLSRPLDEVVNVAEQFAAGNLQATLTTQSQDEVGRLVDAINGMGHGLTRLVSQVRDAEQEIAVGTDALAEDSGNISEQISRQASSVEETSATMEQLASTVKQNADNVSAAKNLAAQSASAAQNGSKTVADSVETMSEIKRSSQKIADITTTIESIAFQTNILALNAAVEASRAGEHGKGFAVVAAEVRSLAQRSASAVKEIEALIAESLHQIETGYHFSEKTRTVMDDLLQRSQQVSTIVNDIDLASREQALGIEQVNVAISQIGQAIHQNASLVQNSVNTAQGLREKGHHLSDVVSVFAIQH; this comes from the coding sequence ATGCAGCTTGCTTTTAGACGCTGGAGCCTCGGTGTCAAACTTTCGGTCATTGCCTCCCTGAGTGTGGCAGTGCTGTTTCTTGCTTTCAGCCTCAGTCTGACGCGCTCAGCAGGCGATAAGCTGGAATCCTTGACAATGCATGACATGGAAAGTCAGGTCACCGGTATTACGGATATGATAGCCATGTACGACACGAGCCTGCAGGCCAGCGTCAACAACTACACCAATCTGTTTGCCAGCTTTCTTCCTTCTCGTTTCACCGTAGATAATCAGGCGCGTTTACCCATCAGCGGCACCACCGCGCCGACACTGAAGTCCGGTGATACCATTCTCAATATGAATACCGCCGTTACCGACGATTTCTTCAACCGTACCGGCGCTATCTCCACCATTTTCGTGCGCGATGGCGACGACTTCGTACGCATCGCCACATCGCTAAAAAAAGAGGACGGCTCACGCGCCATCGGCACCAAACTGGATCGCACCAGTCCGGCGTTTACCTCAGTCTCCGGCAACAACGCTTTTAGCGGGTTGGCGGTACTGTTCGGCAAACAATATATCACCCAGTACCAACCGGTTACCGACGCCAGCGGTAACGTCATCGCCATTCTGTTCGTCGGGATTGATATCAGCAAAGAATTTGCCCTAATGCAAAAACGCATTCTGGATAAGCAAATTGGTGATACCGGCCATTTTATCGTACTCAACAAGGCAGACGCCGCAGCCGGCACCTATCTGGTACACCCGACGCTGATCGGGCAAAAACCGAACTGGTCTGGCGATGTACTGCAACGGGTGTTGAAAAATGACAGCGGCAGTCTGGAATACGCCGATAACAGCCTGAACGGCGATGATCGTACCCAAGTGATGGTGTACCGCAGCGTACCGCAATGGAAATGGGTTGTCGTCGGCACCATCAGCAAAGCCAGCCTGCTTGCGGAAATCACCACTATCCGCAATCTGTTTTTAGGCGGTGGTATCGCGCTGGTAGCACTGTTTGCCCTGTTCTTTGTCTATCTCATCCGCCGCTGGTTAAGCCGGCCATTGGATGAAGTGGTTAACGTGGCGGAACAGTTCGCCGCCGGGAATCTACAGGCTACGCTTACCACCCAGAGTCAGGATGAAGTAGGCAGGTTGGTAGACGCCATCAACGGTATGGGACACGGCCTGACCCGGCTGGTGTCGCAGGTGCGTGATGCTGAGCAGGAGATCGCCGTCGGTACTGATGCGCTGGCCGAAGACAGCGGTAATATCAGCGAGCAGATTTCTCGTCAGGCCAGCAGTGTGGAAGAAACCTCAGCGACGATGGAACAGTTGGCATCAACAGTGAAACAAAATGCCGACAACGTTTCCGCCGCCAAAAATCTGGCGGCGCAAAGCGCCAGCGCCGCGCAAAATGGCAGCAAAACCGTGGCGGACTCGGTGGAAACCATGAGTGAAATCAAACGCTCATCGCAGAAGATAGCCGACATCACCACCACTATTGAGTCCATCGCATTTCAGACTAACATTCTGGCGCTCAACGCCGCCGTGGAAGCCTCTCGCGCTGGCGAGCACGGCAAGGGCTTCGCCGTGGTCGCCGCCGAGGTACGCTCGCTGGCCCAGCGCAGCGCTTCAGCGGTGAAGGAAATCGAAGCGCTGATTGCCGAATCTTTGCATCAGATCGAAACCGGCTACCATTTCTCGGAAAAAACCCGCACGGTCATGGACGATCTGCTGCAACGCAGCCAGCAGGTCAGCACAATCGTCAACGATATTGATCTCGCCTCACGCGAACAAGCGCTGGGAATCGAGCAGGTTAATGTGGCTATCAGCCAGATTGGACAAGCGATTCACCAGAACGCCTCGCTGGTACAAAACTCGGTAAACACGGCCCAAGGGCTACGTGAGAAAGGCCACCATCTGAGCGATGTCGTCAGCGTGTTCGCCATCCAGCATTGA
- the rnr gene encoding ribonuclease R codes for MSQDPFLEREAEKYEFPIPSREYILEHLAKRDTPISREELASDLQLTSDEQLEGLRRRLRAMERDGQLVFTRRQCYALPEKLDLLRGTVIGHRDGYGFLRVEGRKDDLYLSAEQMKTVIHGDVVLAQSLGEDRRGRREGRIVRVLEPRNSQIVGRYFTEAGTGFVVPDDSRLSFDILIPPEFIAGARMGSVVVVDLTQRATRRTKAIGKIVEILGDNMGTGLVVDIALRTHEIPHSWPPKVEEQVSDLTEEVPEDAKQGRVDLRKLPLVTIDGEDARDFDDAVYCEKKRGGGWRLWVAIADVSYYVRPGTALDHEARARGTSVYFPSQVVPMLPEVLSNGLCSLNPQVDRLCMVCEMTVSAQGKLSGYQFYEAVMSSHARLTYTKVWNILQGDDALREHYQPLVAPLEELHRMYKVLEHAREVRGGIAFETEEAKFIFNAERRIERVEAVVRNDAHKLIEECMILANISAAKFVEKSEEPALFRVHDQPSEDHVLALRSVLGELGLTLNGGMKPQPKDYAELMNSIAERPDHEMLQTMLLRSMKQAIYDPENRGHFGLALTSYAHFTSPIRRYPDLSLHRAIKYLLSDRKARWTHSGGWHADFNEMLQLGEHCSMTERRADEATRDVADWLKCDFMQDHVGETFTGIISSVTGFGFFVRLNDLFIDGLVHVSTLDNDYYRYDNVGQRLIGESRGQTYRLGDEVEIRVEAVHMDERKIDFALISSTRKVRGAGKTARDRVKKGSDAGAKPPRRRRTGQRANFEPDSAFRPEGDGKKRQPASKDKGKEKTGGKKKAAKSQKNAEKTRKIAAATRAKRASKKTKPAE; via the coding sequence ATGTCACAAGATCCGTTTCTGGAACGTGAAGCAGAAAAATACGAATTCCCTATCCCCAGCCGCGAGTACATTCTGGAGCATCTGGCAAAACGAGATACGCCTATCAGCCGCGAGGAGTTGGCTTCTGATCTACAACTGACCAGCGATGAACAACTGGAAGGGTTGCGTCGTCGGCTGCGCGCCATGGAGCGTGATGGACAACTGGTGTTTACTCGCCGCCAGTGTTACGCGCTGCCGGAAAAACTGGATTTGCTGCGCGGTACGGTGATTGGTCATCGTGATGGCTATGGTTTTCTGCGGGTGGAAGGGCGTAAAGATGACCTTTACCTGTCCGCCGAACAAATGAAAACCGTGATTCATGGCGATGTGGTGCTGGCTCAGTCGCTGGGGGAAGACCGCCGGGGACGTCGGGAAGGGCGCATCGTACGCGTACTGGAGCCGCGCAACAGCCAGATAGTCGGGCGTTACTTCACCGAAGCCGGCACCGGTTTTGTGGTGCCGGACGACAGCCGCCTGAGTTTTGACATCCTGATTCCGCCGGAATTTATCGCCGGTGCCCGTATGGGGTCGGTGGTGGTAGTGGATCTGACCCAACGTGCGACCCGCCGCACCAAGGCTATCGGCAAGATAGTGGAGATTCTCGGCGATAACATGGGGACCGGGCTTGTGGTAGACATCGCGCTACGCACCCATGAGATCCCGCATAGTTGGCCGCCCAAAGTGGAAGAGCAGGTGAGTGACCTGACGGAAGAGGTGCCGGAAGACGCCAAACAAGGCCGGGTCGATTTACGTAAACTGCCGCTGGTCACCATTGACGGTGAAGACGCGCGCGATTTTGACGACGCCGTGTACTGTGAGAAGAAACGCGGCGGCGGCTGGCGACTGTGGGTGGCTATCGCTGACGTCAGCTACTATGTGCGTCCTGGTACGGCGTTGGACCATGAGGCCCGCGCGCGCGGCACCTCGGTTTACTTCCCGTCGCAGGTGGTGCCGATGCTGCCGGAAGTGCTTTCCAACGGGCTGTGTTCGCTCAACCCACAGGTAGATCGCCTGTGTATGGTGTGTGAAATGACCGTTTCCGCGCAGGGCAAATTATCCGGCTACCAATTCTATGAAGCGGTGATGAGTTCTCATGCCCGTCTCACCTACACCAAGGTGTGGAATATTTTGCAGGGCGACGACGCGTTGCGCGAGCATTACCAGCCGCTGGTGGCACCGCTGGAAGAGCTGCACCGGATGTATAAGGTGCTGGAACATGCGCGTGAGGTGCGTGGCGGTATCGCATTTGAAACCGAAGAAGCCAAATTCATCTTTAACGCTGAACGTCGCATCGAACGGGTGGAAGCGGTGGTGCGTAACGATGCGCACAAGCTGATTGAAGAGTGCATGATTCTGGCGAATATCTCGGCGGCGAAGTTTGTCGAGAAGAGCGAAGAGCCGGCGTTGTTCCGTGTGCATGACCAGCCCAGCGAAGACCATGTGCTGGCGCTGCGCAGCGTGCTTGGCGAGCTGGGGCTGACGCTGAACGGCGGCATGAAACCGCAGCCGAAAGATTATGCCGAACTGATGAATTCCATCGCTGAGCGGCCCGATCATGAAATGTTGCAGACTATGCTGCTGCGCTCAATGAAGCAGGCTATCTACGACCCGGAAAACCGCGGTCACTTTGGGCTGGCGCTGACCTCGTATGCACACTTTACCTCGCCTATCCGGCGTTATCCGGACCTGTCGCTGCACCGTGCCATTAAGTATCTGTTGAGCGACCGTAAAGCCCGCTGGACTCACAGCGGTGGCTGGCACGCCGATTTCAACGAGATGTTACAACTGGGCGAGCACTGCTCGATGACGGAACGCCGGGCCGACGAAGCTACGCGTGATGTGGCCGACTGGCTGAAGTGTGACTTCATGCAGGATCATGTTGGGGAAACCTTTACCGGCATTATCTCCAGCGTCACCGGTTTTGGTTTCTTCGTACGCCTCAATGACCTGTTTATCGATGGTCTGGTGCACGTCTCCACGCTGGATAACGATTATTATCGCTATGACAACGTCGGCCAGCGTTTGATCGGCGAATCCCGTGGTCAGACTTATCGACTGGGGGACGAGGTGGAAATCCGTGTTGAAGCGGTACACATGGATGAACGCAAGATTGATTTTGCGTTGATCTCTTCCACCCGTAAGGTGCGTGGTGCAGGCAAAACCGCGCGTGATCGGGTGAAGAAAGGCAGCGATGCAGGCGCGAAGCCACCGCGTCGTCGGCGCACCGGCCAGCGCGCCAACTTTGAGCCGGATAGCGCGTTCCGCCCTGAAGGCGACGGTAAAAAACGCCAGCCTGCCAGCAAGGATAAAGGTAAGGAGAAAACCGGCGGTAAAAAGAAGGCGGCAAAATCGCAAAAGAACGCTGAAAAAACGCGTAAGATTGCGGCAGCCACTCGCGCTAAGCGCGCCAGCAAAAAGACGAAACCGGCAGAGTGA